The stretch of DNA ACTTCTGATAATCATGTGGTCTGTATTTCATTTAAAATCACCCCAATCTGCCGCTGCTCGTCCAATACGTATACCTTAAATCCTAGCCGCCTCAGCTTTTCGTGTCTTTTTACCTGCAGGGGCCGTGGTTTTATGCCATAGCCCTTGATCTCAACGAAGGCTATTTTGCCTTCTGGTAATAACACCAAGCGGTCAGGCATACCGGCAAGACCTGGACTGATAAACTTTGGCGCTATACCTCCCGCCGCTTTAACTGCTTTGACTAGCTTTTGTTCAATATGTTTTTCACTCATATTCCCCCTCCTTAGCGTCAGGGATTAGTGGGGGTGTGAAGGTCGTGATGGTCAATTACATAACTTTATATATATAGTTTTATTTATTTTTTTTTTGCTATAGGAAACTCTATGACAAGACCTACATCGACCTTCACACCTAGGAAAATAGCCTATTCTAGAAGAAAATCAGACCTTAACCTTAATCCCTTGACAATAACTCCTGCTCTTGTCCTTTGCCTTTCAAAATCTTCCATTTCAAGCGCCGCGTAGAAATCGGTGGTGCTCCTGGTATACTCACCTGTCCTCATGCAAAAGGCCCGGTACTCGCTGTATAGTTCACCTGATTTTTCAGTGAAGGTTCTATCCAGCTCACAGCATTCCTCAAGGAAGTGGGCTAGCCAATCGTTGTTTTCCTTGTAGGCGGAAATGGCATCCTTCACTTTTTCCGGTAGCTCGATCTGGTAATCATCCATAATCACTTTTTTGGCACCTTCGATTATCCAGCTAAGTATGGCCCCGCCCGCTTGCTCGAACAGGTAATCGCCGTAGTTTTTAATATCGGCGCTGCCTTCAATCTTGGCAGTAAAGGGGATAACGATTAGCCGCCTCCAGGTACCGGTGTCCAGGGCTCCCACCCTTGGCAAGTGGTTGGTGTATAACACCAAGGTGTGGCTGGGAATATAGCTGAATGGGTCTTTGTATTTCTTTTCCGCATAGATTTCATCAGTGGAGCAAAGCTGTTTGACGTTGGAGGTATTTAGCCGCATGCCTTCTTCCATCTCCGCTGCAATTAAGAGCCTTTTTCCCTTGGCCTCAGCCAGTTCTGGCTTTACATTTCTCCGGCAGCCAACGGTCAATATATCGGCGGAAATATTGCCACTATAGGTGCCCAGCACTCTGGAGATTGCGTTCCAGAAGGTAGATTTACCATTGCGGCCTTCCCCGTGGGCGATAATTAAGGCCTCCACGTAGACCTTGCCAATGGCGGCCAGTCCCACTACCTTTTGCACGTAGTCAATTAGTGACTTATCATTTAGGAAAAAGGTATTTAAAGCATCCTTCCATTTATCCATACCTGCAGTACCCGGTTCCACCGCAGTTTCTTTGGTAATAAAGTGACCAGGATCATGTTTCATTCTGGCCCCGGTTCTTAAGTCATAGGTGGCCTTGGGTGTGTTTAGTAAAAATTCATTGGTATCAAGAGCACTTTGGTTAATCTCCAGCATGGGCTGAGCTTCTTTTAATGATGCCGCTATATACTTTGAATTCCGGCGCTTGATGGCATATTTCCTATACGCATCGGCGGC from Desulfoscipio gibsoniae DSM 7213 encodes:
- a CDS encoding VRR-NUC domain-containing protein yields the protein MSEKHIEQKLVKAVKAAGGIAPKFISPGLAGMPDRLVLLPEGKIAFVEIKGYGIKPRPLQVKRHEKLRRLGFKVYVLDEQRQIGVILNEIQTT
- a CDS encoding phage/plasmid primase, P4 family: MIEFTLYTANCTGNLANCLYPNKVVIKDKASFIEAIKFDHVSAKYKGNYRSNANFIKADNNVFDCDNDHSDDPKDWVTPDDVATAFPGVPFVVSYSRNHMKQKGDKLPRPRFHVYFAIPVITDPKEYAALKLAVASRFPFFDSNALDSARFIFGSDNGNVELFEGDINIKEFLEDSSFTDWDESQDEIPQGQRNNTMSRYAGRIIKRFGNTEEAHSKFLALAEKCNPPLEEKELQIIWNSAVSFGEKVAAQAGYIPPEVYNSDSVLKPSDFSDVGQAVVLAREYEDKLRYSPATDFIVYNGSFWEESKPKAQAIAQELTTRQLKEARAEMKKAMDEMEKNGALDILADKGPKKAIADFNDVQSHAYEKFEAADAYRKYAIKRRNSKYIAASLKEAQPMLEINQSALDTNEFLLNTPKATYDLRTGARMKHDPGHFITKETAVEPGTAGMDKWKDALNTFFLNDKSLIDYVQKVVGLAAIGKVYVEALIIAHGEGRNGKSTFWNAISRVLGTYSGNISADILTVGCRRNVKPELAEAKGKRLLIAAEMEEGMRLNTSNVKQLCSTDEIYAEKKYKDPFSYIPSHTLVLYTNHLPRVGALDTGTWRRLIVIPFTAKIEGSADIKNYGDYLFEQAGGAILSWIIEGAKKVIMDDYQIELPEKVKDAISAYKENNDWLAHFLEECCELDRTFTEKSGELYSEYRAFCMRTGEYTRSTTDFYAALEMEDFERQRTRAGVIVKGLRLRSDFLLE